The following DNA comes from Ornithobacterium rhinotracheale DSM 15997.
TTTGCGTATTCTAGAGAGATAATAGTTATATGAAAAAGTATTTATACTTTCTTATGCTTGCAGGCAATCTTCTTTATGCTCAGGTTGATATGCCTAAGGATTCTGTGTCATCAGACGTAAAAGATGCTAAACAGAATATTCAGAAACTAAGGAATTTTATTATTCCAAGTGGTTTGTTTATTTATGGTTTTGCAGAGTTGAATAACAATAGCTTGAGAGGTGTGGATAGCTATGTCAAAGATTTTCGGACTAAAAATATCCCCAATTTTCATAATAAGATAGATGATATTGCTCAGTTTTCTCCTGCCATGGCTGCTTTTGGATTAAAAGCACTGGGAGTAGAGGGGAAAAATAATTGGAAAAAGGCTCTTGTAGTTTATGCAGGAAGCGTGATTATCACGACTTCTATCGTAACTCCCATCAAAAGTTTATCAAAAAAAACACGCCCAGATGGCTCTGCCGATAATTCATTTCCTTCGGGGCACACGGCAACTGCTTTTGCTGCTGCCGAGTTTTTACGAACAGAATACCGCGATACATCGCCCTGGATAGGGATTGCAGGCTATTCGGTAGCCACGGGAGTGGGAATTATGCGGGTTTTCAACAATAGGCATTGGCTCTCCGATGTTGTTGCAGGAGCGGGAATAGGCGTGGCTTCTACCAAGCTTTCTTATCTTTTGGTGGATAAATTTTCTGTGGACAAAAAATTAAAAAACAATTACGCTTTATTTATAAGTAAAGAAGATAAGATATTTTGTTTCAATTTGGTTTATAAATTTTAGCAAAGATTAAATTTTTAAAGAAAGTGGAGAGATTGTTGATTAAATTTTCGCTCATTCCCAGAAAACAAAGGTTAGCAAAAAAGAAAACAAGATTATCGAAGGTTTAATTTTGGCTATCGACATAGAAATTTTCTCTACGGAAGAGAAATTTTTGGATAGAAAAGAGAAAAATTTCGATACATCAAGCAAAAATTTAGACCACCTATGCAAAGTTTTGTACAGTGAACCTAAAAATTTCGATAATTCACTCAAAATTTTCGATACATCGAGTAAAATTTTTGATGAGTTATTTAAAAACTTCTCTTTTTTTTTGTAAAAATATTCATCAATTGATCTAAAGTTTTGATGATTTTTTAAAATGGACTATTAGCGGGAAAAAAGATATTTAAAAGAAGAAATAATCTATGATTCATAAAATATTATTCATAATATGAATTTTAATCTTAATTTTGTTTTGGATTAAAAAATACAACTATGGATACCGAAATTTTAGCAAGGATTCAATTTGCATTCACCATTGCATTTCACTACATCTATCCGCCGCTCAGCATTGGTCTTGGGCTTATGATGGTAATCTACGAAAGCCAATACATTAGAACCAAAAAGAAAGAGTATGAAATACTTGCCAAATTCTGGACAAAGATTTTTGCACTTACTTTTGGGCTCGGCGTAGCGACAGGAATCGTGATGGAGTTTGAATTTGGAACCAACTGGGCGACTTATTCAAAATATGTGGGCGACATATTTGGTAGCGCACTCGCTGCCGAAGGGATTTTTGCTTTTGCACTAGAGAGTGGATTTTTAGGCGTTTTGCTTTTTGGGTGGAATCGCGTAAAACCCTGGGTGCATTTAGTTTCCACCATTGGAGTGTTCTTTGGCTCCATGTTTTCTGCCATTTGGATTGTGGTGGCAAATAGCTGGCAGCAAACGCCTGCAGGCTACAAAATCGTGGGCGAGGGTATGGAAGCTCGCGCCGAGATTACCGATTTCTGGGCAATGGTTTTCAATCCGTCTTCGGTAGATAGAATCATCCATGTATGGCAAGGTGCATTTTTAGCTGGAGTCTTTTTGGTTTTAAGTGTACATGCATATTATTTGGTTAAAAACCGTTATGTAGAAATTTCTAAATTAGCTTTCAAATATGCCTTAGTTGTAGCAACAATCGTGAGCCTTTCTCAATTGCTTTCTGGGCATGCTACTGCCGATGGTGTTTCCAAAAATCAGCCAGAAAAATTAGCAGCACTCGAGGGACATTATGCCGCAGATGCTAAAGCTAATTTGTACATCATGGGCTGGGTAAATCAGAAAACACAAGAAGTTACTGGGCTCTATATTCCTGGCGGGTTGTCCTTTTTGACGCACCATGATTTCGATGCACCTGTAAGGGGATTAAATGGTTTTCCGCAAGATGAAATCCCGACACAGATCAATGCAATTTTCCAATTTTATCACCTCATGGTAGCCATTGGAATATTTTTAATTTTGTTGTGCGTGTACGCATCAATCCAGCTGTATAGAGGCAAATTATTTCAGAAAAAATGGCTTTTAAGAATTTTTGTTTTCAGTGTGATTTTACCACAAATCGCCAATCAAGTAGGTTGGTTTGCAGCCGAAATGGGACGCCAGCCATGGGTAGTTTATAAACTTTTACGCACGAGCGATGCCTTGAGCAAAGCCGTGAGTGCCAATCAAATTATGTTCTCACTAGTATTATTTACTCTGGTTTATTTATTGCTTTTGTGCCTATTTTTCTACATGCTTACCAAGAAAATCATGCACGGACCATACGATGAAAGCGAGGACGAAAAAAGACCACAACAAGAGGAAATTTCTCATTTCTTTGATTCGAAATAAATTACAGATTTCATGAAAGTGCAAAAAATGATATTTTTTGCACTTTTTTATTTTGTAGAACTTGTTTAATTAAAAGCAAATCAAAATTTAATATTTTCAGCTATAAGTAGCGAACACTTGAAAAGATTATTTAAAACTTTGTAACTTAACTCGTGGATTTCTCTGAGAATTTAATTAAATTTGTGCAGTTGAAGTAATTAATTAAAAAACACTAAATAAATCCATATTTTCAAAAGAATTTCTTACGATGAATTATAAAAGATATTTTCTCATTTCAGTTGCCAGTGTACTCATGCTTTCGTGCCAACAAAACCAAAAAAAACAAGACGAAATCAAAGTTGTAGCGCAAGAATCACCGATTGAAAAGATTTCTAAGAAATTGATAAACACTACCGATGATTTAGAGAAAATAGAATTAAATAAAGAATTAATCGCTGAAGAATTAAAAACAATGTCTGGAGTTCAGGCAGATTCTTTGTACTTAGATTCAAAGAAAAAGTTTGCAACTTTATTGCAAAATTTAATTCAAAGCAAGAAAGGATATTTGGAAAATTACTACGAATACCATCATAACGCAGAGGGGCAGGAAATTCCGCCACCATCGCCCATCGAGAAAACTGAAGAAGAAATGGCGCGTGTGGGCATCGAAACTTATCGCATGAACGATGGAAAATACAATATTCGCTATGACAAAGATTTTATGTCTAATATCTTTAGCGATTATCTCTCGCCTCAGTTTAAAAATTATTTAGCACTGCAAAACAAAACCCAAGACGAAATTGTATATATCGAGGGAGATCTGGCAACGCCATGGGAACAATTAGGCGAATTAATTGCCGATTATGAGCGTTATATGAATGATTACAAGGGCACTATATGGGCAAAAAAAGCAATCAAAGATTATTTAGCCCTGCAACAAATATATCTTTTAGGAACGGAAAATTGCCCAATCATCACGGGAGATGGTGATTTTGTAGAAAATGTGCAAGAAGAATTTGACAGATTTTCAAAATTTTATCCGCAAAGCCCTACCACCAAGCTCATTAAAAAATTAGAAAAGAATAAAAAAGACAGCCAAAAAATGTTTGAAATCGTACAAAAATTTCAAGACAAAGAGCTACAAAAAGAAGAAAAACCTAACAAAAAATAAAATTCTCACATGGAAAAAGTAAGAGAAATTCCCGTAAAAAAAACAATAGCACTCGTAGCGCATGATCACAAAAAGGAAGAGCTTGCACAGTGGGTAGATCGTCACGAAGAGGAGCTTAAAAGGCACAATCTCGTAGCGACACAAACCACAGGAAAAGTGCTCGAGGAAAAACTGGGCGTAAAGGTGAGTCGCGTAATGAGTGGTCCACTTGGAGGCGATCAGCAATTAGGAGCCATGATTGCTGCAGGCGAAATAAATATGGTGATTTTCTTTTGGGATCCCATGGAAGCTCAGCCCCACGACAGCGATGTCAAAGCCCTTCTTAGATTAGGCGTAGTGTGGAATATCCCGATGGCGTGCTGTCCTGCCACTGCCGATTTTTTGATTAAATCCTCTTATATGCACAGCGATTACACGGCAGAAATTTCAGACTATAGTGGTTATCTAAACCGTAAAGTATAGAAAAATATTAAAAAATCGAATTTTTACTAAACGCTCCAATGTGGGAGCGTTTCTCTTTTGTTGAAAAATAACCAAAAAATGTATTTTTATGGCTTAAAAATTGAGGAATAAAGTCTAGATTAAAAAAAATATCAAAAAAAAACGATTTTTATGAAATTAGATGTATTAGCCACAGGTCCGCACCCAGACGATGTAGAACTAGGTTGTGGCGGAACCCTTGCCAAGATGGCAAAACAGGGATATAAAGTAGGTATTCTCGACCTTACACAAGGAGAATTAGGAACGCGTGGAAGCAGAGAAATCCGAATGGAAGAGGCAAAAAAGGCGGGCGAAATTTTAGGCATTTCGGCAAGAGAAAATTTAAAAATGAAAGACGGATTTTTTGTAAACGATACCGAACATCAATTAAAAATCATAGAAATCATTCGTAAGTATCAGCCAGAAATTGTAATCACTTCGGCACCAAACGATCGCCATATCGATCATGCGCGTGCACACGAATTGGTGAAGAATGCGGCTTTTCTTTCAGGATTAAAGAAAATTGAAACAGGGCAGGAGCCATGGCGACCAAAACATATATTTAGCTACATTCAGTGGCAACCACTCACACCAGATTTCATTGTGGATATTACGGGATTTTTAGACCAAAAGATTCAATCTTGTTTGGCGTATAAATCACAGTTTCATGATCCAAATTCTACAGAACCAGAAACAGCCATTTCAAACAAAAACTTTACCGAAAGTATTGAATACAGAGCCAAGGACATGGGACGCATCATCTGGAAAGACGCAGGCGAAGGTTTCATAAAAAATGATAATCTAGGCGTGGATAATCTTATGGCGTTTTTGTAATTAAAAGTCTTGATAATTTGAAATTTAATCTCTCAAATGATTTTTTTTGTGAAAATTATTTACTTTTTTTTGTGTTTGAAAATTATATTGGCATAAATTTTGAAAATTAAATCTATTAAATTTAATAAATGTTAAAATTTTAATCATGAAAAAAATATTTTTGATGCTCACGGTGATTTTGTCAAATGCAATGTTTGCACAAGATGATTTGTTTAATAATATTTTCCCTGAAAAATCATTCGATTACGCTAGTTTGATTAGTTCAAAAACTTTTGAGGGCATAGATAACGAAGGGTATAAAAAAGTAGTAGAGCGTGGTGCTATTTTGGGAGCTGTTGGCGACAATTACACCCGCTGGCAATTGGATTTCACTTCTGTGAAAAAAGATTCCCAAAATCCTTATATTTATAATGTTACGGGAAATACAAAAATCGGAAACGGAAATTTTGTTCCTTTTACTGGGACTTTCGAATTAATAGAATCAAAAGTTTATAAAAAACCGAAAAGCAAAAATTTTGTTATTGATGGGATAAAGGGGAAGGCTAAATTCAAAGTACATTTAGACATGGATAAAAAAGCGAAAAACGCAGGTTCTTTTGATGGGG
Coding sequences within:
- a CDS encoding methylglyoxal synthase yields the protein MEKVREIPVKKTIALVAHDHKKEELAQWVDRHEEELKRHNLVATQTTGKVLEEKLGVKVSRVMSGPLGGDQQLGAMIAAGEINMVIFFWDPMEAQPHDSDVKALLRLGVVWNIPMACCPATADFLIKSSYMHSDYTAEISDYSGYLNRKV
- a CDS encoding cytochrome ubiquinol oxidase subunit I, producing MDTEILARIQFAFTIAFHYIYPPLSIGLGLMMVIYESQYIRTKKKEYEILAKFWTKIFALTFGLGVATGIVMEFEFGTNWATYSKYVGDIFGSALAAEGIFAFALESGFLGVLLFGWNRVKPWVHLVSTIGVFFGSMFSAIWIVVANSWQQTPAGYKIVGEGMEARAEITDFWAMVFNPSSVDRIIHVWQGAFLAGVFLVLSVHAYYLVKNRYVEISKLAFKYALVVATIVSLSQLLSGHATADGVSKNQPEKLAALEGHYAADAKANLYIMGWVNQKTQEVTGLYIPGGLSFLTHHDFDAPVRGLNGFPQDEIPTQINAIFQFYHLMVAIGIFLILLCVYASIQLYRGKLFQKKWLLRIFVFSVILPQIANQVGWFAAEMGRQPWVVYKLLRTSDALSKAVSANQIMFSLVLFTLVYLLLLCLFFYMLTKKIMHGPYDESEDEKRPQQEEISHFFDSK
- a CDS encoding phosphatase PAP2 family protein, with product MKKYLYFLMLAGNLLYAQVDMPKDSVSSDVKDAKQNIQKLRNFIIPSGLFIYGFAELNNNSLRGVDSYVKDFRTKNIPNFHNKIDDIAQFSPAMAAFGLKALGVEGKNNWKKALVVYAGSVIITTSIVTPIKSLSKKTRPDGSADNSFPSGHTATAFAAAEFLRTEYRDTSPWIGIAGYSVATGVGIMRVFNNRHWLSDVVAGAGIGVASTKLSYLLVDKFSVDKKLKNNYALFISKEDKIFCFNLVYKF
- the bshB1 gene encoding bacillithiol biosynthesis deacetylase BshB1, which translates into the protein MKLDVLATGPHPDDVELGCGGTLAKMAKQGYKVGILDLTQGELGTRGSREIRMEEAKKAGEILGISARENLKMKDGFFVNDTEHQLKIIEIIRKYQPEIVITSAPNDRHIDHARAHELVKNAAFLSGLKKIETGQEPWRPKHIFSYIQWQPLTPDFIVDITGFLDQKIQSCLAYKSQFHDPNSTEPETAISNKNFTESIEYRAKDMGRIIWKDAGEGFIKNDNLGVDNLMAFL